Part of the Halorhabdus utahensis DSM 12940 genome, TCCGACCTCGGGAAGCTCTACATGACGTTCCTGATGTGGATCGGCCGCCTGGAGGTGCTCTCGGTGCTGGTGATCTTCACGCCGTCGTTCTGGCGGAGTTGAACGAGTGGAGTGGTTGTGCTGACCCGACGGCCGCTTCGACGCGCTTAGGGGCCAGCCCCGCGTGAACTCGGGCATGACCGACGACGAGGCGATACTCGACGAACTGTTCGCGGTGATCGAGGACCGCAAGGAGAATTTGCCCGAGGACTCCTACACCGCATCGCTGTTCACCCACGAGAAAGGTGAGAACGCCGTTCTGGAGAAGTTGGGCGAGGAGTCGACCGAGTTATTGCTTGCGGCCAAGGACGACGACCGTGAGGAGATCGCCCACGAGAGTGCCGACATCGTCTATCACTTGTTGGTGCTGCTCGCGATGAAGGATATGGATCTGGAGGACTTGCGAGCGGCGTTGCGGGAAAGACGGTGATCGTACGGCGCGAAGCGCCGTTTCGCTGCTCGCTCGCCTTGCTTGCGAGCAGGAAGTTTTTGGTCCAGCTTTTGCGACGAGTGGGTCGCAAGCGACCCCGAGGAGTAAAAGGTGGAAGCGATATGGATCTGGAGGACTTGCGGGCCGCGTTGCGGGAAAGACGGTGATCGTACGGCGCGAAGCGCCGTTTCGCTGCTCGCTCGCCTTGCTTGCGAGCAGGAAGTTTTTGGTCCACCGGTAGAGCAAGCTCTACCGAGCCTTGTCACCGAAAATCGGAGATTTTCGGGATGACGAGAGAGCTTCGCTCTCTCG contains:
- the hisE gene encoding phosphoribosyl-ATP diphosphatase; this encodes MTDDEAILDELFAVIEDRKENLPEDSYTASLFTHEKGENAVLEKLGEESTELLLAAKDDDREEIAHESADIVYHLLVLLAMKDMDLEDLRAALRERR